Within the Nodosilinea sp. FACHB-141 genome, the region GGCCCTTGTCGTCGAGCTGCACACGAAAGCTGCTACCCCGCTGCACTGAGCGTCCATCTTTGGCCGCAAGACGACGCAGGGTTTGCCAGTACTCTTTATCTTTTACCGCATCCACTTCGCTCCGGGGCAAAAATTGTCGCCAGGGGGGCAGCTCTGGAGGCTGGGTTAGCTCCTGAGGCTGAGTTAGCTCCAGAGCCTCGTCGACTCTTCCGTGAAAATATTTCCAAGACATAGGAGGCAAAGCGAGGGACTAAGAGGCAACAAGCAGGTCTTCTTCACGGCGGGGGTCAGGCAGCTGGGGCAGGCGATCGGGCCGGTCACAGAGAAGTCTAATCGGTTTTGCCGCTGGCGACTGCGTGCGCCGTAGTCGCCAGCGTCTGGCCATATCGGCAAAGTTAGTCAACCGACAATCGGTCAGCAGAGCATCGAACTCAGCCTCTAGGGTATTGATATCGCCAATGGCAACATCCGATGACCACAGAGCAATGGGGATTGCCGAATCAATAATCTCATAAAGTAGATTGGCACGTTTGACGGGGTCAGCAGGTAGCTGGCCTACGAACTTCAGGCCCAGGGCATCTAAGTCTTTGAGCAACGCTCGTAAGGCACCTCGTTCTTCTAGATAGGTTTCTTGGCGATGAAGCTGATTACACATGGCTTGGGCATCGGCACAGGCTTCGAGCTGTTGCCATCGGCGAGCCAAGGTTTGCTGAATCTGGCGATCGCGAATGCGCTCTATCGATCGCACCAAAAACCGGCGATGGGTTCCCAGGGCCACCTCTTCACCACGTTTGTCTTTTGCAAGCCAGCTAGTGGCGATGTCTTGGTCTAAATAGTTACAGGGCAAGAAGATCTCTAGAGTAACTTCTCCATCGTCGCTGGCATCGGCCTCTAGGGCAGCTTCGGCCTGGTGAATCCAAGTCGAGATGTGGTCTACAGCAACGACCATTGAGCAGGTTGTGGGGCTAGCGCCAAATCCAATGGGTTTCTCAACGCCGGTAATACGCAATTCTGGATAGACGTTGACATCAGGCCCGTGCTCTTCAAGGGCAACTAACAGGTAGGCATGGCGAGTAGTGGGTTGATCGGCTGGTGGGTCAGGGGGCGGCACGTTGAATCGTGCGGCGACGCGATCGCACCAAGTTTCTAGCTCGCTCATGTCTCGGCTATTGTTTTCACTGAAACGGCGCAGCTCTGCGATTGCACCTTCGACAAAACGAACGGCCAAGATTGGGGAGTCGTACTTTGCCAGCACCGCTTGAAGGTCACTAAGACTGCTCAATGGCGGGCGATCGGGCCGCAATTTTTCAAAGCTGTGTCCATAGGCCGCTAAAAACCCCTGCCGAAAGGCAATTTGCAGATAAGG harbors:
- a CDS encoding effector-associated domain EAD1-containing protein → MINWDNEQRQVFRLALQEAYTDYDALDLFVDEAMDVSLAEIAPKEKLDKVAFKLLRWAQEKRRLNELFEKFCQANPQTKDALITRLQPHLLMSRSSNLDEADWTTLFDRFDADDAPYLQIAFRQGFLAAYGHSFEKLRPDRPPLSSLSDLQAVLAKYDSPILAVRFVEGAIAELRRFSENNSRDMSELETWCDRVAARFNVPPPDPPADQPTTRHAYLLVALEEHGPDVNVYPELRITGVEKPIGFGASPTTCSMVVAVDHISTWIHQAEAALEADASDDGEVTLEIFLPCNYLDQDIATSWLAKDKRGEEVALGTHRRFLVRSIERIRDRQIQQTLARRWQQLEACADAQAMCNQLHRQETYLEERGALRALLKDLDALGLKFVGQLPADPVKRANLLYEIIDSAIPIALWSSDVAIGDINTLEAEFDALLTDCRLTNFADMARRWRLRRTQSPAAKPIRLLCDRPDRLPQLPDPRREEDLLVAS